In the Blautia coccoides genome, ATGATAAAAACGGAGCATCAGTTATCTGATGTCTCTTTTAATACCTGGCTGAAATCCCTGACAGTCCATAAAGTGGAGGGGGATACCGTAACCATTATTGTCCCCACAGGCCAGATCGGCATCAACTATATTGCCAACAAGTATCTTCTTCCATTAAAAGTGGCAATTTCCGAAACTGCGGGAGAAGACTATGAAATTGCTTTAATTTTACCGGATGATGTGCCGCCGGATACGGTGGATAACCCCGTATCTTCCGCTGCAGTTAATGAAAGTATTGAAAAAGCCAACTTGAATCCCAAATACACCTTTGACACTTTTGTAGTCGGAAGCAACAACAAACTGGCACACGCAGCTTCCGTCGCAGTTGCGGAATCTCCGGGGGAAGTATACAATCCTCTCTTTATATATGGTGGTGTTGGTCTGGGTAAGACCCATCTTATGCACTCCATCGCACATTTTGTGCTTCAAAAGAGGCCGCAGTCCAAGGTTTTGTATGTGACCAGTGAATATTTTACCAATGAACTGATTGAATCTATCCGTAACGGCAATAATTCAACTATGTCCAAGTTTCGTGAGAAATACCGGAATATAGATGTTCTGCTGATCGACGATATACAGTTTATTATAGGAAAGGAATCCACTCAGGAAGAATTTTTCCACACCTTCAATGCCCTGCACGGAGCCAAAAAACAGATCATCATCTCCTCGGATAAACCTCCCAAAGACATGGAGATTTTGGAGGACCGGCTTCGTTCCAGATTTGAATGGGGACTGATCGTGGATATATCCTCCCCTGATTTTGAAACACGAATGGCCATACTCAGGAAAAAAGAAGAGTTGGACGGATATCAGATTGACGACCAGGTTATAGAATACATTGCACAAAATGTAAAATCTAACATTCGTGAACTGGAAGGTTCCCTTAACAAGATCATGGCATATGCCAACCTGGAAAACCGGGAGATCAATCTGGCCTTAGCGGAAAAAGTATTGAAAGACATTATTTCGCCTAACCAGAAGAGAACCGTAACACCAGAACTTATTATTAATATAGTAGCAGAACACTTTGATCTTACTCCCTCTGACCTGACCGGAAACAAGAGGAGTTCAAAAATTGCATTTCCAAGGCAGATTGTAATGTACCTCTGCCGCCAGATGACGGAGACCACTTTAAAGATCATCGGTGACAGCCTGGGCGGACGAGACCACACGACCATCATGAGCGGTATAAATAAAATAGAGCGGGAAGTGGAAGAGAACGACGATACCAGAGAAATCATAGACATATTAAAGAAAAAGATCAATCCCGCCAAGTAATCTTTAAGATATACACATGCATGATCCGACAGAACTTGATTTTCCACAACCTTAGGTGAATACTAAGTTACTTTCATGTGGATAAGTGTTGATAACGTGAACCCCGTTTTTAGACGGTCACTTTATCAACAGCTTATGCACTTGAACTTCTACTTTAACCCACAAAGTTATCCAGACAGTGAAAGCCGCAATTTAAGCGGGTTTCGAGGGTTATTCACAAATTCACATCCCCTAAGGCTACGACTGCGGATTCCTTTTAATTATTTTATAGATAAAGCCACTTTTGCACAGAAAGGAAGTTATACACATCATGAAATTAATTTGTCCAAAATCAGAGTTATTAAAAAGTGTAAATATTGCCATGAAAGCCGTACCAGGCAAAACAACCATGCCTATTTTAGAATGTATCCTTATAGATGCATCAGCCAATGAAATCAAATTTACATCCAACGACATGGAACTGGGAATAGAAACCATCGTTGACGGAACTATCGAAGAGAAAGGCATCATTGCACTGGATGCAAAAATTTTCTCCGAAATCGTAAGAAAGCTTCCGGATAATGATGTTACTATTACAACAGACGAAAAATTAAACACCTTGATCACCTGTGAAAAAGCAAAATTTAATATACCTGGAAAATCAGGGGAGGATTTTTCTTATCTCCCGTTTATTGAAAAAAATGACTGTGTACGGATTTCACAGTTCACTTTAAAAGAAATTATCCGTCAGACAATTTTCTCAATAGCAGCAAATGAGAACAATAAGTTGATGACGGGAGAACTTTTTCAGATTGAAAACAATATGTTAAGGGTGGTTTCCCTTGACGGACACCGCATTTCTATTAGAAAAATTGCACTGAAAGAAGAATGTGCTGACAAAAAAGTAGTAGTGCCTGGTAAAACATTGAATGAAATCAGTAAAATTTTATCCGGTGAAATGGAAGATATGGTGGAGATATATCTTGCTGAAAACCATATTTTGTTTGAGTTTGACAATACCAAAGTAGTATCTCGTCTGATAGAGGGAGATTACTTTAAGATTGACCAGATGTTGTCCAGTGATTA is a window encoding:
- the dnaN gene encoding DNA polymerase III subunit beta → MKLICPKSELLKSVNIAMKAVPGKTTMPILECILIDASANEIKFTSNDMELGIETIVDGTIEEKGIIALDAKIFSEIVRKLPDNDVTITTDEKLNTLITCEKAKFNIPGKSGEDFSYLPFIEKNDCVRISQFTLKEIIRQTIFSIAANENNKLMTGELFQIENNMLRVVSLDGHRISIRKIALKEECADKKVVVPGKTLNEISKILSGEMEDMVEIYLAENHILFEFDNTKVVSRLIEGDYFKIDQMLSSDYETKVKINKREFLDCIDRATLLVKEGDKKPIIIHIEDGSMELRIDSQIGSMKEDIDIEKEGKDILIGFNPKFLIDALKVIDDEEVCIYLMNPKAPCFIRDEEEQYIYLILPVNFNAVSR